The segment CGGCGATCCGGCCCGGAAGCGGAGCTCCCGTCCCGCGAGGCGCACCTCCACCTCGTCGCCGCGCGGCGCGACCTCCGCGCCCACGGAAACGAGCGCGGAGAGCGGGAGCGCCGCGTACCCCCGCCCGGTGGCCGGCGCCACGGCCACGCCGCGCGCGCCGCTCTCCACGGTCCAGGCGGGAGCGCGCTGGGCCGGTGCGGCGGTGGAGGCGAGGGTGGCGACGGCGAAGAGGAGGGCGGGGACCATCCGCCGGAGGCTACTCCTTGAGGGCACGCTGCATTTCACGCTGCGCATCGCGCTTCTTGAGGTCTTCACGTTTGTCGTGGAGCTGCTTGCCGCGCACCAGGGCCAGGTTGACCTTGGCGATGCCGCGGCTGAAGTGGACGTCGAGGGGAACCAGGGTGAGCCCGGACTTCTCCACCTGGCCGATCAGCTTGCGGATCTGCCGGCTGTGCAGGAGGAGCTTGCGGGGGCGGAGGGGGTCGTGGTTGAACCGGTTCCCCTGCTCGTAGGGGGAGATGTGCATGTTGTGCAGCCACACCTCGCCCCGGTCCACGCGGGCGTAGGCGTCCTGGAGGTTCCCCTTCCCCTCCCGCAGCGACTTGACCTCGGTCCCCTGCAGGACGAGCCCGGCCTCCCAGGTCTCGATCACGTGGTACTCGTGACGCGCCTTCCGGTTCTGCACCACGATCCTCGGGGTGTCCGGCTTGTCCCCCGCTGGCTTGTTCATTCGAAAGCTTCAGAAAAAAAGGAGGTCACGGGGAGCAGCCGGCAGGCACCCCGCCGTCCTGCAGCTCCAGGCCGTCCCTGCCCCCTAGTAGATGATGACCGGAGTCCCGACCTCGACTTCGTAATAGAGCCGGCGGGCGTCCTCGTTGCTCATGCGGATGCATCCGTGCGAGACGGCCTGCCCCAGCAGCTCGGGCTTGTTGGTCCCGTGGATGGCGATCTCCTCCTCCAGGTAGAGCGCCGTGGTCCCCAGCATCCCCGGCTCGCGCCGCTTGGGGGAGTCGCGCGGGGGGATGGGCTCTCCGCGCTCGATGAAGGCCCAGTCCGGCACCACCCAGACGGGGTCCTTTTCCTTAAGCTGCACGCGGAACATCCCGCGCGGGGTGGAGAAGTCCCACTTCTGCCCGGCGCCCTCCAGGCGGGTCCCGGTCCCGGTCCCCACGATGGCGGACCAGATCACCCGCTCGTCCTCCATGAGGTAGAGCCTGTGCTCGGCCAGGGAGATCACCACGTAGCGGCCCTCCACGTTCACCGGGGGGTCGCGGTAGCGGGCGGTCCCCTCCCGCGCCACGCCGTGGGCGATGGCCACCGGCGACATGGGGAGCCCCTGCGCCGCCGCCTCCGCCGCCCCGAACGCCAGCGCCAGCAGCGCCGCGAGGACCGTCGGCAGGCCCCGCACTCTCGCACTCACGCACTCACGCACTTTCGCACTCACTCCAGAAGCTCCTTTTGTCTCCGGCGGGTCCGGTTCAGGTCGTACACCTGCCCGACCTCGCCGCCCAGGATGAACACCACCGCCGAATAATAGATCCAGAAGACCAGGACGATGACCGTCGCCACCCGGCCGTAGGTGGTGCCGTAGTTGGCGACGTAGGTCACGTACCAGGTGAAGACCCCCTTGAGCAGCTCCCACGCCACCGCGGTGAACGCCGCCGCGGTCAGCGACACCCGCCACGGGATCCGCCGGGCCGGGAGGTACCGGTAGATCAGCACGAACATCACGAAGATGAAGGCGAACGCCAGGAGCTGCGCGTACACCACCTCCACGATGGGGAGCTCGCGCAGCCCCCGCTCGGCCAGCCACTCCTGCCCGAAGCCCCGCACCGCCCCCAGCACGATGGTGATCCCGGTGTTCGCCAGGAAGAGCGTCCCGGCCAGGAGCACCATCTGCGCGTCGAAGATCTTCCCCCGCACGATCCCGCGGTCGTC is part of the Longimicrobiaceae bacterium genome and harbors:
- the smpB gene encoding SsrA-binding protein SmpB; protein product: MNKPAGDKPDTPRIVVQNRKARHEYHVIETWEAGLVLQGTEVKSLREGKGNLQDAYARVDRGEVWLHNMHISPYEQGNRFNHDPLRPRKLLLHSRQIRKLIGQVEKSGLTLVPLDVHFSRGIAKVNLALVRGKQLHDKREDLKKRDAQREMQRALKE
- a CDS encoding L,D-transpeptidase; amino-acid sequence: MRGLPTVLAALLALAFGAAEAAAQGLPMSPVAIAHGVAREGTARYRDPPVNVEGRYVVISLAEHRLYLMEDERVIWSAIVGTGTGTRLEGAGQKWDFSTPRGMFRVQLKEKDPVWVVPDWAFIERGEPIPPRDSPKRREPGMLGTTALYLEEEIAIHGTNKPELLGQAVSHGCIRMSNEDARRLYYEVEVGTPVIIY
- a CDS encoding YihY/virulence factor BrkB family protein translates to MSLAGAARAAVVRILRGAWDFVSRVYNSAAEDDVFFLAGAIAFNILVAAIPFLLLIVAIFGFVLPRFAEDPEQAAVDYVVSILPPSQAVVSFTRELVSGIIGGRTRFGLLGLALFVWTSTRLFGTLRTVLRHVFDLQDDRGIVRGKIFDAQMVLLAGTLFLANTGITIVLGAVRGFGQEWLAERGLRELPIVEVVYAQLLAFAFIFVMFVLIYRYLPARRIPWRVSLTAAAFTAVAWELLKGVFTWYVTYVANYGTTYGRVATVIVLVFWIYYSAVVFILGGEVGQVYDLNRTRRRQKELLE